The Amycolatopsis nigrescens CSC17Ta-90 genomic interval GCCCACGACCCCAGCGTCGCCCCGTTGAGCGCGAAGACGACGGTCACCGCCACCCGTGGCGAGATCCGAGAACCCTGATAAACCATTGGCCCAGAATGACTTAAGCGCTTCAGAAAGTCCACCCCCGCTGGTGCCGTCTAGACTTGCCCGAATGACCGGCCCACGACGGCGACGCCCGACCTTGGACGACGTCGCGGACGACGTCGGAGTGTCCAGGGCGACCGTGTCGAACGCGTACAACCGGCCGGATCAGCTCTCCGCACAACTGCGCGAAGAGGTCCTCCGCGCGGCCAAGCGGCTCGGCTACCCGGGGCCGAACCCCGTCGCGCGCAGCCTGGCCACCAGCCGGGCCGGCGCGATCGCCTTCATGCTGGACACCAACCTGTCCGCGGCCTTCTCCGACCCGGCGCTGTCGATCACGCTGGACGCGCTGGCCACCGAGATCACCCCGAGCGGGCACGCGCTCCTGCTGCTGCCGGGCGGCCACGACGGCGGGCCGCACGCCGACCGGGTGCTGGCCGCGCAGGCGGATCTCGCGGTGGCCTACTCGCTCGCCGACCACGCGCCCGCGCTGCGGGCCGTCCGCGACCGGGGGCTGCCGCTGGTGGTGATCGACCAGCCGGTCGTGCCTGGAGCGGCGCGGGTGAGCACCGACGACCGCGGCGGCGCGGTCGCGGCCGCGAAACACCTGCTCGATCTCGGCCACCGTCGGTTCGGCATCCTGTCCGCACAGTGCCTGTCCGAGCCGCGTGAAGGCCCGCTGAGCGTGGCCGAGGCGGGGCAAAGCCGGTTCGCGGACAACCGCGCGCGGCTTGAGGGCTACCTGGACACGCTGGCCGCGGCGGGGGTCGCGTTGGACGGCGTGGCGATCTGGGAGACTTCGGGGCTGTTCCGCGAGCCCGCGATGAAGGCCGCGCACGAGTTGCTGCGGCGGGATCCCCGGCCCACCGCCCTGTTGTGCATGTCCGACGAGCTGGCGCTGGCGGCGCTGACGGTGGCGAAGCAGCTCGGGCTCGCCGTTCCGGAGCAGCTCTCGGTGGTGGGTTTCGACGACACCCCGCCCGCGGGCTGGGCCGAGCCCGCGCTGACCACGATCCGCCAGGACCTGGTGCGCAAGGGAAAGATCGCCGGCGAGCTGGCCATGCGGCTGCTGGCCGGGAAACGGCCGCCCAAGCCCACCACCCTGGACGTCGAGCTGGTGGTCCGCGCTTCGACCGGCCCGCCATCACGCGAGTAGCAGACCGCCCATCCCCTCGCAATACCCTCACGAAAACTGTGGACAACCAGGCCCCGAAAGAGCGGGATCGGCACACTTGTCCACAGAATCGAAATCCGGGGGTGACAACCCCGCCCCGCCCCGCCATCGTTGAGTCATCGGATTCCACCGGCAACCGGGAAGGCGAAAGCCGCCGAAGCCGGGCCACTGACCCATTGGGGAGAACACAATCATGTTCAGAAACTCTTCGACGCTGCGCGCCCGCCTGCCCCGGGTGCTCGTGCTCGCCGCTTTCGGCCTGCTCTGCGGCGGCGGGATCGCCCAGGCCACAACGTTTTCACCGGCTGCACCGGCTTCACCGCCCGAGTTCAGTTGTCAGAACGGCGAGTTCTGCGCCTGGAGCGGCGAGTTCTACGCCGATTCGGTCGAACGGCTCGACCTGCGCACGGCCAATCCCGGGGAATGCATCCCGCTGACGGGTGAAGTCGGCGCACATTCCTTCGCCAATCGCATGAGCCGCGATGTGACCGTATATCAGGGCGAGGACTGTTCGACGGAAGGCGACTTCACCACCTATCCGGGTCATGGAACCTTTGTGCCGCAGGCGCATTTCCTGGTGCGTGCGATCCAGATCTGGGACTGACCCGCCGAGACCGGGCAAGGCCGCCGTCCCTCCTGGGAATGGTGGTGCCCCCTCCGGAGGCGGCCTTGCCCGTGGGCCCGGTTCCCCTTAGCCGGGCCCGCCGCGGGCGCGCCGGCCTGCACAGCCGGCGCGCCCGTGTGCCCCATTCGCGGAGCCCCTTTTCACCCGGAAGGAAGGAGGTGATCCGGGCCGGGAAGACGGGTACCCGCGTTAAAATAGAGTTGATAATCATTATCGCCTGGCAGAGGTGGTTTCGCCGGGACGATCTCGTCATGCCCCTTGGGGCGGGAAGCGGGAAGGTGTCCTATGCCGGATTCAAGCGAACTCGAGGCGTCGCGGGTCAGGCTGGCAGGTCTCGTGTTCGGTTCCATGTCCGCCCAGGTGATCGGATGGTGCGCACGGATGAAGCTGGCCGACGCGATCGGTGATCGGGAACGCTCGGCCGGCGAACTGGCCGCCGAATTCCGCACTCCCGTGTCGACCACGAACCGTCTGCTGCGCGCGATGGCCGCATTGGGAGTACTCGCCGAGAACAGCCCTGGCCGGTACAGGCTGACCACGATGGGTTCGCTGCTGCGGTCGGATCGGGCGGGTTCCGTGTACGCGCTGGCCCGGATGTGCACCGATCCGATGATGTTGCAGGCGTGGTACCGGCTGGACGACAGCGTCCGCACCGGCCGGACCACCTTCGACGACGTGTTCGGCGTGTCCTTCTTCGCCCATCTCAAGGCCAATCCCGAACTGTCGGCTTTGTTCAACGCGGCGATGGGCCAGGGCAGTCAGGGCGTTGCCGACGCACTGCCCTCGGCGTACGACTTCGGCCGGTTCGACACGGTGATGGACGTCGGCGGTGGGAACGGCACGGTGCTCGCCGCGGTGTTGCACGCGCACCCCGGGCTGCGTGGTGTCCTGTTCGACACCGGCGAGGGTTCGGCCGAGGCGGCGAGCACGCTGCAGCGGGCGGGTGTGGCGGAACGTTGCGCGGTCGAGGCCGGCGACTTCTTCACCGCGGTGCCCGCCGGGGCGCAGGTACAGCTGCTGAAGAGCGTGCTGCACGACTGGAATGACGAATGGGCCGGCACCATTCTCCGGAACTGCCGGCGGGCGTTGCCGAGACAGGGCAGGCTGCTGGTCCTCGAACCGGTGTTGCCGGAGACGGTCGACCCGGAGAAACTGCCGTTCTCCTATCTCAGCGACCTCAACATGCTGGTCAACCTCGGTGGCCTGGAACGCACCCGGAGCGAGTTCGAGGCCCTGTTGCGAGGTTCCGGGTTCGCGCTCACCGACGTCACCCCGCTGCCGGTGCCGTCGGGTTTCTGCCTCATCGAGGCGACCCCGGCCTGACCGGCCGGAGAAAGGAGGTGGTGGCGACCGTCAGGCGGTGCGCGGGGCGGTGCAGGTGATCGGGTCGTCGGTGGCGGCGGCCTGGCTGACCACGGTGGCGCCGTCGATGGTGATCACGCAGGTGCGCGGGTTCGCCCCCGGCAGCACGCTGACACTCAGGCCGAGGTTGCCGGTGTCGGCGGTGGTGAAGCTGGCCGAGTCGGCGCCGACCTCGGGCATGTCGATCAGGCCGGTGTCGCCGAACACGGCTCCGGTCACCCGGAACACGGAGCCGCTCGGGCCGCTCACCTCGAGCTTGACGGTGTGCTGCACGTCCGGCGCCGGAACGGGCGGAACCTGAACGGGAGGAGGGGGTGGGGGTGGGCCCGGAGCGATCGGAGCGGCCGGCGGGGNGGCGGGGGCGCAGGCGGCCAGGCCGCAAAGCGCCGCGACCAGGATCGTCGTGGTCTTCTTCATCGTCCCGCTTCCCGCCGCCACGTTCAGTACCCGTCCGAGTATGACGAGTCACTGGCGTGGAGCGATACCCCAGCCGGGTCGAGAGCGCACTCGAAAGTGTCGGAACGGCTCAGCCGGACGGCGCGGCGTGCGTGTTCCCGGCAAGATAGCTGGCCCTTCCGGCGGCCCGGGAGATCTTGCCGCTGGCGGTCCGCGGCACCCCGCCGGGCGGGAGCAGCAGGACGTCCCGCAGGGCGAGGCCGTGTGCGACGGCCACGGCGCGCCGGACGACACCGGCGAACTCGCCGGTGTCCACTTCGGTCGCGTCGGCCGAGCGGGCGCGTTCGGCCAGCACGACCGCCTGTTCACCCTCCGGGGCAGGTACGACGAACACGACGACGGCGCGGCGACGGACGGCGGGATGCGCGCGCTCCACGGTCGCCTCAACGTCCTGCGGGTAGTGGCGGCGGCCGTCCACGGTGATCAGGTCCTTGATTCGGCCGGTCACGTACAGCTCGTCGCCGGCAAGTACGCCGAGGTCGCCGGTGCGCAGCCACCAGCGCGGTTCGGGGTCCATGCCGTGGCGCAGCTGGGCGCAGAAGGTCTCGGCCGAGTCCTCGTGCCGCTGCCAGTAGCCCCTGGCGACGTTCGGCCCGCTGACCCAGATCTCGCCGACCTGCCCGTCCTCGGCGGGTTCGGCGGTGGCCGGGTCGACGATCCGAACCAGCTGGCCGACCGGGCGGCCGGCGGAGACCAGGGTGATGCCGTCGGGGTCGCCGGCCGGGCAGGGCACCGCATGGCCGCGGCCGAGTTGCGCGCGGAAGAAGGTCCGACGGGCGGGGGCCGCGCCGGCCGGTGTCGCGGACGTGAGCGCGGTGGCCTCGGCCAGGCCGTAGCAGGTGCGCAGGGTCTGCGGGTGCAGGCCGTGTTCGGCGAACTCCTGGCAGAACCGGTCGATCGCCTGCGGCTGGGTGGGTTCGCCGGCGTCGATCAGGGCGGTCACCCGGCCGAGATCGAGTCCGGTCTTGTCCGCCCGGACGATCCTGGACGCGCAGTAGCCGTAGGCGGCGCTCGGCGCGGCGCTGACCGCGCCCGGATGCTCGGTGAGCGCGCGAAGCCAGC includes:
- a CDS encoding fatty acyl-AMP ligase, which produces MNQPTPAMTLSASLTRWARRRGGEVAVTEPGFRSRGESVHTSLTWRGLDRRVDALAGHLQLAAAPGERVAVLVGQTTDYLVAVLAAIRAGLVAVPLFPPGLAGHTERLAAVLTDCEPAVVLTTAADSGTVRAFLREHDLDTAEQLPVDVLAGTAHLVPQPVDTGPEDVACLQYTSGSTRPPVGVMITHANLAAGVEQAIRAYGVTPGRSVTVNWMPLCHHVGFLLSVALPVLAGLRTVLLTPSAFLSEPVRWLRALTEHPGAVSAAPSAAYGYCASRIVRADKTGLDLGRVTALIDAGEPTQPQAIDRFCQEFAEHGLHPQTLRTCYGLAEATALTSATPAGAAPARRTFFRAQLGRGHAVPCPAGDPDGITLVSAGRPVGQLVRIVDPATAEPAEDGQVGEIWVSGPNVARGYWQRHEDSAETFCAQLRHGMDPEPRWWLRTGDLGVLAGDELYVTGRIKDLITVDGRRHYPQDVEATVERAHPAVRRRAVVVFVVPAPEGEQAVVLAERARSADATEVDTGEFAGVVRRAVAVAHGLALRDVLLLPPGGVPRTASGKISRAAGRASYLAGNTHAAPSG
- a CDS encoding methyltransferase, whose protein sequence is MPDSSELEASRVRLAGLVFGSMSAQVIGWCARMKLADAIGDRERSAGELAAEFRTPVSTTNRLLRAMAALGVLAENSPGRYRLTTMGSLLRSDRAGSVYALARMCTDPMMLQAWYRLDDSVRTGRTTFDDVFGVSFFAHLKANPELSALFNAAMGQGSQGVADALPSAYDFGRFDTVMDVGGGNGTVLAAVLHAHPGLRGVLFDTGEGSAEAASTLQRAGVAERCAVEAGDFFTAVPAGAQVQLLKSVLHDWNDEWAGTILRNCRRALPRQGRLLVLEPVLPETVDPEKLPFSYLSDLNMLVNLGGLERTRSEFEALLRGSGFALTDVTPLPVPSGFCLIEATPA
- a CDS encoding LacI family DNA-binding transcriptional regulator yields the protein MTGPRRRRPTLDDVADDVGVSRATVSNAYNRPDQLSAQLREEVLRAAKRLGYPGPNPVARSLATSRAGAIAFMLDTNLSAAFSDPALSITLDALATEITPSGHALLLLPGGHDGGPHADRVLAAQADLAVAYSLADHAPALRAVRDRGLPLVVIDQPVVPGAARVSTDDRGGAVAAAKHLLDLGHRRFGILSAQCLSEPREGPLSVAEAGQSRFADNRARLEGYLDTLAAAGVALDGVAIWETSGLFREPAMKAAHELLRRDPRPTALLCMSDELALAALTVAKQLGLAVPEQLSVVGFDDTPPAGWAEPALTTIRQDLVRKGKIAGELAMRLLAGKRPPKPTTLDVELVVRASTGPPSRE
- a CDS encoding peptidase inhibitor family I36 protein, which encodes MFRNSSTLRARLPRVLVLAAFGLLCGGGIAQATTFSPAAPASPPEFSCQNGEFCAWSGEFYADSVERLDLRTANPGECIPLTGEVGAHSFANRMSRDVTVYQGEDCSTEGDFTTYPGHGTFVPQAHFLVRAIQIWD